In the genome of Dermacentor variabilis isolate Ectoservices chromosome 5, ASM5094787v1, whole genome shotgun sequence, one region contains:
- the LOC142583253 gene encoding uncharacterized protein LOC142583253 yields the protein MPQRLRLLRRPCSAVGCQSEQSKKSSVSFFRFPKDPVKRKAWEMNMGRKDWHASDASLLCSEHFMPDCYNEDLRLLAEFRIPVKKLRLRPDAVPTVFAHRPILQAKHRGAFEKRRRKEVVDAILRESGGNEELDTQKEHSPLGAEASVEADPCCLGGANDSLTSTATCSTDAGIQNDCGRHSEYVQVFLRPVQRHVPIQTTTKTANSVAEPTPLRHPCCAVGCQSEKSKESSVSFFKFPKEPVKRKAWEMNVGRKDWRACDTSVLCSEHFTPDSYSDDLRLLSEFRIPVKRLRLRPDAVPTVFAHQPILQAKGHGALEKHRREEVIDAILRESGGNEELDMQKEHFPLGATTAVEADTCCLGGSNDSLTSTASCSTDASIQNDCGRHSEYVQVFLRPGQRHVRIQTTTKTANSGSQTDAVSPDSRDVGAEDIGNTLVALCCS from the exons ATGCCACAGCGGCTGCGACTGCTGCGGCGCCCATGTAGCGCTGTGGGGTGCCAGAGCGAACAGAGCAAGAAGAGCTCCGTATCGTTCTTCAGGTTCCCCAAGGATCCCGTCAAGCGTAAGGCTTGGGAGATGAATATGGGCAGGAAGGACTGGCACGCATCTGACGCTTCTCTTTTGTGCTCGGAACACTTCATGCCAGACTGCTACAATGAAGATTTGCGCCTGCTCGCCGAGTTCAGGATACCTGTGAAAAAGCTGAGGTTGCGGCCAGACGCGGtgccgaccgtgttcgcgcaCCGACCCATTCTGCAAGCCAAGCACCGTGGCGCTTTCGAAAAACGTCGAAGGAAAGAG GTCGTTGATGCTATCTTGAGAGAAAGTGGTGGGAATGAAGAGCTTGACACACAGAAGGAGCATTCCCCACTGGGAGCAGAAGCGTCCGTGGAAGCTGATCCATGTTGTTTAGGTGGTGCAAATGACTCCTTGACCTCAACTGCCACGTGTAGCACAGATGCAGGTATACAGAACGACTGTGGGAGGCATTCTGAATATGTGCAAGTGTTTCTGCGACCAGTGCAACGACATGTACCGATTCAAACCACTACAAAGACTGCGAATTCAG TGGCTGAACCAACTCCACTGCGGCACCCATGTTGCGCTGTGGGGTGCCAGAGCGAAAAGAGCAAAGAGAGCTCCGTATCGTTCTTCAAATTCCCCAAGGAGCCCGTCAAGCGTAAGGCTTGGGAGATGAATGTGGGCAGGAAGGACTGGCGTGCATGTGACACTTCTGTTTTGTGCTCGGAACATTTCACGCCAGACAGCTACAGTGACGATTTGCGCCTGCTCTCCGAGTTCAGGATACCTGTGAAAAGGCTGAGGCTGCGGCCAGATGCAGtgccgaccgtgttcgcgcaCCAACCCATCCTGCAAGCCAAGGGCCATGGTGCTTTGGAAAAACATCGAAGAGAAGAG GTCATTGATGCTATCTTGAGAGAAAGTGGTGGGAATGAAGAGCTTGACATGCAAAAGGAGCATTTCCCACTGGGAGCAACAACGGCCGTGGAAGCTGATACATGTTGTTTAGGTGGCTCAAATGACTCCTTGACCTCAACTGCCTCGTGTAGCACAGATGCAAGTATACAGAATGACTGTGGGAGGCATTCTgaatatgttcaagtgtttctgcgACCAGGGCAACGACATGTACGGATTCAAACCACTACAAAGACTGCAAATTCAG GTTCACAAACTGATGCTGTTTCTCCAGATTCAAGAGATGTAGGAGCTGAAGACATTGGCAATACCTTAGTGGCACTCTGCTGCTCATAA